DNA from bacterium:
AGTTCCAACTTCGTGCCGAGGGCCTCACGCCCGGCACCTGGGACCGCCTCGCCGAGACCGGGGTCCGGCGATGAGAGTCGTCGTGCTGGGCGCCGGGGCCCTCGGCTCGGTGTACGGAGGCTGGCTTGCCGACGCCGGCGCGGAGGTGATGCTGGTGGCTCGCCGCCCACACGCCGAGGCCGTGCGCGAGCGGGGTCTGGAGGTCCGCTCGTTCGACGCCGGAACGAAGACCTGCCACGTCGACGCCACCGACGATCCCGCCGCGGCCGGCGACGCCGATCTGGTGCTCGTGGCCGCCAAGTCGTTCGACGTGCCCGCGTTGCTGGCCGCCTACGGTGGCCGGTGCTCCATGGCCTTCTCCGTCCAGAACGGCGTGGAGCAGGCCCTCCCGCTGGTGGAGCGCTTCGGCCCTGCCGCCGTCGAGGGGGTGTCGATGGTGGGCGGCACGCTCGTGGGCCCGGGCGTGGCCGAGTACAGCTTCACCGGGGCGACCTACGTGGGCGACGTCGGCGGGACCACGCCCGGCACCGCCGCCCGGATCGCCGCCGCGCTGCCCGAGCGCATCACCGAACGCCCCGACATCACCTCGGTGCAGTGGACCAAGGCCACGCTGGCGGTGGCCGCAATGGGCGTGGTGGCCCTCACGCGGTCGATCTACCACCGGATGTTCGTCACCCCGGCGCTGCGGGAGGTGTTCCTGGACCTGATGTGCGAGGCGGCCCTGGTTGCGCGCAGCGAGGGGGTCCCGCTGATCGACCTGCCGGGTCCCATGCGGGTCCGCACGTTCACGACCCTGCCCCGTGAGCAGGCCTTGGAGGTGCTGCGCGAGTTCGGCGAGCACCTGGTCGCAACGGGACAGACCGGTGTGAAGGTGTCGGCCCTCCAGAGCATCGAGCGCGGCCGGCCCCTGGAGGTGGATGCCGTCTTCGCCCCGTTCGCCCGGCGCGCCGCCGAGCGCGGCCTCGATGTGCCGCTGCTGGCGGGCGTCACCCGGATGATGTTCGGCATCGACGCGGCGATCCGCGAGGATGTCGGGGCAACTGCTGAGTGATGCTGCGAGGCAGCCGTCCCGTCGTTCCGGCGGAGGCCGGAAGTCACGTTCCGGCGGCTCTGCCGGTGCTGCGGGCGGGCCGCCCGGCAGGCTGCTCATGATGTCGGTTGCGCCTCGCCTGTGCCCTCGCAGCACTAGGTCGGACCGGAGACGCGTGTCGTGAAGCCGGGCGAGTTCCTCCGGCTGGTGCGGCTGCGGCCCCGCTCCACCCCGCCGCACTCCTACAACGACTTCTGCCGTCTCGCCCGGCGCCGGCTGCCTCGCTTGGTCTACGACTTCGTGGAGGGCGGCGCCGACGGCGAGATCACGTTGCGGGCCAACTTCGAGGCATTCGACCGGGTGCACTTCACGGCCCGCTCGCTCGTGGACGTCACCGAACGGGATCCGGGAGTCACCGTGCTGGGCCGTCGTCTCGAGGTGCCGTTCATCTGCGGGCCCGCGGGTCTGGCCCGCCTCGTGCATCGCGACGGCGAACTGGCCGCGGCGCGGGCGGCCGCCACCGCCGGCACCGTCTTCGTCATCAGCACGGCCTCCAGCTACAGCATCGAGGAAATCGCCGCGGTGAGCGACGGGCCGCTGTGGTTCCAGCTGTACCTGTGGCGCAGCCCCGACGTGGTGGCGCGGCTCGTGGACCGGGCGGGCGCCGCCGGCTGCGAAGCGATCGTGCTCACGGTGGACGTACCGCTCATCGGCAAGCGCGAGCGCGACCTGCGCAACGGGATGATGATCCCGCCGAGTATCGGCCCCGCCCAAGCGCTGGAGGCCATCCGCCGCCCCCGCTGGATGTGGCACCTCGCCTCCGGGCCGCCCGTGCATTTCGGCAGCCTCCTGGACCTCGTGCCGCCCAACACCGACATGGCGTCCATGTCCGCTTTCATGGACCGCGAGCTGTCCGACCTTTCCAAGACGTGGGATGACGTGGCCTGGCTGCGCGAGCGTTGGGACGGCCCCCTCCTCATCAAGGGGGTGATGAGCGCCGCAGACGCCCGCCGCTGCGTCGAGCAGGGCGCCGACGCCGTCGTGGTGTCCAACCACGGCGGCCGCCAACTCGACGGCCTGCCCGCCGCCCTCGACGTGCTCGGTGAGATCGTCGAAGAGGTCGGCGGAGAGGCCGAGGTGATCCTCGACGGCGGGGTGCGCCGGGGGGCCGACCTCATCAAGGCTCGGGCCCTGGGCGCAACCTGCGCCATGGGCGGCCGGGCCTGGTTCTGGCCGCTCGCCGCCGGTGGCGAGGCGGGCGTGGCGCGGATGCTCGAGATCCTCCGCGGCGACGTCGACC
Protein-coding regions in this window:
- a CDS encoding 2-dehydropantoate 2-reductase, with amino-acid sequence MRVVVLGAGALGSVYGGWLADAGAEVMLVARRPHAEAVRERGLEVRSFDAGTKTCHVDATDDPAAAGDADLVLVAAKSFDVPALLAAYGGRCSMAFSVQNGVEQALPLVERFGPAAVEGVSMVGGTLVGPGVAEYSFTGATYVGDVGGTTPGTAARIAAALPERITERPDITSVQWTKATLAVAAMGVVALTRSIYHRMFVTPALREVFLDLMCEAALVARSEGVPLIDLPGPMRVRTFTTLPREQALEVLREFGEHLVATGQTGVKVSALQSIERGRPLEVDAVFAPFARRAAERGLDVPLLAGVTRMMFGIDAAIREDVGATAE
- a CDS encoding alpha-hydroxy acid oxidase; translation: MKPGEFLRLVRLRPRSTPPHSYNDFCRLARRRLPRLVYDFVEGGADGEITLRANFEAFDRVHFTARSLVDVTERDPGVTVLGRRLEVPFICGPAGLARLVHRDGELAAARAAATAGTVFVISTASSYSIEEIAAVSDGPLWFQLYLWRSPDVVARLVDRAGAAGCEAIVLTVDVPLIGKRERDLRNGMMIPPSIGPAQALEAIRRPRWMWHLASGPPVHFGSLLDLVPPNTDMASMSAFMDRELSDLSKTWDDVAWLRERWDGPLLIKGVMSAADARRCVEQGADAVVVSNHGGRQLDGLPAALDVLGEIVEEVGGEAEVILDGGVRRGADLIKARALGATCAMGGRAWFWPLAAGGEAGVARMLEILRGDVDRLLALLGRNSYEALDASVLR